One Cucumis sativus cultivar 9930 chromosome 1, Cucumber_9930_V3, whole genome shotgun sequence DNA segment encodes these proteins:
- the LOC101205744 gene encoding alpha/beta hydrolase domain-containing protein WAV2, whose translation MVSYVSALLYGVGGLVVAGMALLVAFQERLVYVPALPGLTKSYAITPSRLRLVYEDVWLRSSDGVRLHSWFIKLFPDCRGPTILFFQENAGNIAHRLEMVRIMIQRLQCNVFMLSYRGYGASDGYPSQHGITRDAQAALDHLSQRTDIDTSRILVFGRSLGGAVGAVLTKNNPDKVAALILENTFTSILDMAGVLLPFLKWFIGGPGSKGPKVLNFLVRSPWSTIDVVGKIKQPILFLSGLQDEMVPPVHMQMLYAKAAAHNNRCLFVDFPSGMHMDTWLAGGDHYWRTIQQFIDQNVPENRECESSGDD comes from the exons ATGGTTTCTTATGTGAGTGCGTTGCTTTATGGCGTTGGAGGTTTGGTGGTCGCAGGAATGGCGTTGCTGGTCGCTTTTCAAGAGAGATTGGTTTATGTGCCTGCTCTTCCTGGACTTACTAAATCTTATGCGATTACCCCATCTCGGCTTCGCCTTGTTTATGAGGATGTATGGCTTCGATCTTCTGATGGAGTCCGGCTTCACTCGTGGTTCATTAAACTCTTCCCCGATTGCCGAG GTCCtaccattctttttttccaagAAAATGCTGGAA ACATCGCCCATCGTCTTGAAATGGTCCGCATCATGATACAAAGGTTACAGTGCAATGTTTTCATGCTTTCATATAGAGG TTATGGAGCAAGTGATGGTTATCCTTCTCAGCATGGAATTACTAGAGATGCTCAG GCTGCATTGGATCATCTTTCTCAAAGGACCGACATTGACACGTCTAGGATACTAGTGTTTGGAAGGTCACTTGGGGGTGCAGTTGGAGCGGTTCTTACCAAAAATAACCCTGACAAG GTTGCTGCACTGATATTAGAAAATACTTTCACTTCAATTTTGGATATGGCTGGAGTTTTGCTACCCTTTCTAAAGTGGTTTATTGGAGGCCCTGGATCAAAAGGTCCCAAGGTTCTCAATTTTCTTGTGCGTTCTCCATGGAGCACCATTGATGTAGTTGGCAAG ATTAAGCAGCCAATTCTTTTCTTATCTGGATTACAAGATGAGATGGTTCCCCCAGTCCACATGCAGATGCTGTATGCCAAAGCAGCTGCTCATAACAACCGTTGTCTCTTCGTTGACTTCCCATCTGGCATGCATATGGACACTTGGCTGGCCGGCGGCGATCATTATTGGAGAACAATTCAACAATTCATCGATCAGAATGTGCCAGAGAACAGAGAATGTGAATCTTCAGGAGACGATTAA